In Juglans regia cultivar Chandler chromosome 5, Walnut 2.0, whole genome shotgun sequence, the following are encoded in one genomic region:
- the LOC108988670 gene encoding protein JINGUBANG-like encodes MDRAISETQPSNPLSSAATSSSSMCSTSSEAGDSPVTSLRFELQDDRYQLSCRTASGSYSYRSLAVLSGHIGSVSCLALCGEFILSASQGKDIIVWQQPDLRLFTKFGQGDGSVKALVTVGNKVFTAHQDSRIRVWKVSRRSENIFRLVDTLPTTKDYLGKFMKQSNYVQTRRHHKKLWIEHADSISCLAVHNGLIYSGSWDKTLKVWRLSNLKCLESINAHDDAINGLVAIKGTVYSASADGKIKAWGKVGKSSHSLKGILEGHKDVSINSVVVSEDGRWVYGGGSDGFVMGWEGSGNLSSWKAICETKAHRMAVLCMCLMGEILCSGSADKSIGIWKREIYGKLSKVGVISGHEGPVKCLQPSASNVGGGFLLYSGSLDKSIRVWWVPNHSANRDDTSPTENTARKSIVLC; translated from the coding sequence ATGGATCGTGCCATATCAGAAACCCAACCCTCAAACCCATTATCTTCTGCAGCTACAAGCTCCAGCAGTATGTGTAGTACCAGCAGTGAGGCCGGTGATAGCCCGGTAACATCCCTCCGTTTTGAGCTCCAGGATGATAGGTATCAATTGTCTTGTAGAACTGCTTCCGGGTCATACTCGTATCGATCTTTGGCTGTACTCTCCGGCCATATTGGCTCAGTTTCCTGCTTGGCCTTATGCGGGGAGTTCATATTGAGTGCTTCACAAGGCAAGGATATCATAGTCTGGCAGCAGCCGGATTTAAGGCTATTCACAAAGTTTGGACAAGGAGATGGCTCGGTGAAGGCGCTTGTAACGGTTGGAAATAAGGTCTTTACAGCGCATCAAGATAGCAGGATTAGAGTTTGGAAGGTGTCAAGAAGGTCAGAGAATATATTCAGACTTGTCGACACCCTCCCAACCACTAAGGATTATTTGGGGAAGTTCATGAAGCAAAGCAATTATGTCCAAACTCGGCGACACCACAAGAAATTGTGGATTGAACACGCAGATAGTATCTCTTGCCTGGCAGTCCATAATGGGTTGATTTACTCGGGTTCGTGGGATAAGACACTTAAGGTGTGGAGGCTATCAAACTTGAAGTGCTTGGAATCGATCAATGCCCATGATGATGCAATTAATGGGTTGGTGGCAATTAAGGGAACTGTGTATTCGGCTTCTGCGGATGGGAAGATTAAAGCTTGGGGAAAGGTCGGGAAGAGCTCACATTCTTTGAAGGGGATTTTGGAGGGACATAAGGACGTTTCAATTAATTCAGTAGTAGTTTCTGAGGATGGAAGATGGGTTTATGGAGGGGGATCAGATGGTTTTGTGATGGGGTGGGAGGGGAGTGGGAACTTGTCGAGTTGGAAGGCAATTTGTGAGACAAAAGCACATCGAATGGCTGTTCTGTGTATGTGCCTGATGGGAGAGATTTTGTGCAGTGGCTCTGCAGATAAGAGTATTGGTATATGGAAAAGGGAGATTTATGGCAAGCTTAGTAAAGTTGGGGTCATAAGTGGACATGAAGGTCCAGTCAAGTGTTTGCAGCCATCGGCAAGTAATGTTGGTGGTGGGTTCTTGCTCTATAGTGGAAGCCTTGATAAAAGTATAAGAGTTTGGTGGGTTCCCAATCACTCTGCTAATAGAGATGATACCTCTCCAACAGAAAATACAGCGAGGAAGTCAATCGTTTTGTGTTAG